The Thermus brockianus genome window below encodes:
- a CDS encoding type IV pilus twitching motility protein PilT, which produces MPKNPDIVDLLTLAVERGASDLVITVGLPPMIKVDGEFHPTEYEPLSPQDTRRLMYALMDEKQQRIFEEEKELDFSFSLPGKGRYRVNVFLQRGSVGGVLRVVPAVIKSFEELGLPKNIAEIAMAPRGLVLVTGPTGSGKSTTLASMIDYINERKPVHIVTIEDPIEFFHRHKKAIINQREIGADTHGFHKALRSVLRQAPDVILVGEMRDYETIAAAITAAETGHLVMGTLHTNSAPETIDRIIDVFPENQQEQVRVQLSNNLVAVLTQQLLPKAFGGGRVLAYELMIATPAVRALIREGKSHQLRSVIQTGGQYGMITMDACLADLYKRKLITYELGLARAVDPKEFMRLAGVQEGAKR; this is translated from the coding sequence ATGCCCAAGAATCCGGATATCGTGGACCTTCTGACCCTGGCCGTGGAACGGGGGGCGAGCGACCTGGTCATCACCGTAGGGCTTCCCCCCATGATCAAGGTGGACGGGGAGTTCCACCCCACGGAGTACGAGCCCCTAAGCCCCCAGGACACCCGGCGCCTCATGTACGCCCTGATGGACGAGAAGCAACAGCGCATCTTTGAGGAGGAGAAGGAGCTGGACTTCTCCTTTAGCCTCCCCGGCAAAGGGCGCTACCGGGTGAACGTCTTCCTCCAGCGGGGAAGCGTGGGCGGGGTCCTCCGGGTGGTGCCCGCCGTCATCAAGAGCTTTGAGGAGCTGGGCCTGCCCAAGAACATCGCCGAGATCGCCATGGCCCCAAGGGGCCTGGTCCTCGTGACGGGCCCCACGGGAAGCGGTAAGAGCACCACCTTGGCCTCCATGATCGACTACATCAACGAGCGCAAGCCGGTGCACATCGTCACCATTGAGGACCCCATAGAGTTTTTCCACCGCCACAAGAAGGCCATCATCAACCAGCGGGAGATCGGCGCCGACACCCACGGCTTCCACAAGGCCCTACGGAGCGTCCTGCGCCAGGCCCCGGACGTGATCCTGGTGGGGGAGATGCGGGACTACGAAACCATCGCCGCCGCCATCACCGCCGCCGAAACCGGCCACCTGGTCATGGGCACCCTGCATACCAACTCCGCCCCGGAAACCATTGACCGCATCATCGACGTCTTCCCGGAAAACCAGCAGGAGCAGGTGCGGGTGCAGCTTTCCAACAACCTGGTGGCCGTGCTCACCCAGCAACTCCTCCCCAAGGCCTTTGGCGGGGGGCGGGTCCTGGCCTACGAGCTCATGATCGCCACCCCAGCGGTGCGGGCCCTCATCCGCGAGGGCAAGAGCCACCAACTGAGGAGCGTGATCCAAACGGGGGGCCAGTACGGCATGATCACCATGGACGCCTGCCTGGCCGACCTCTACAAGCGCAAGCTCATCACCTACGAGCTAGGCCTCGCCCGGGCCGTGGACCCCAAGGAGTTCATGCGCCTCGCTGGGGTGCAGGAAGGGGCGAAGCGCTAA
- the purM gene encoding phosphoribosylformylglycinamidine cyclo-ligase, with product MRYEEAGVHIEAKAEALRRAKAAIAATYTEEVLRGLGAFGGLFDARALKGMEHPVLVATTDGVGTKTLLALEAGDVSGLGFDLVNHSVNDLLCQGARPLFFLDYLAASRLEEPILAALLTSLAEACRTLSIPLLGGETAEMPGVYREGAWDVAGTLVGVVERSEILGPERVREGDVLLALPSSGPHTNGYSLIRKVVAGQDLLVPVPELGESLKEALLRPHRAYLKEFLRLKEGGVEIHAIAHITGGGLPENLPRALPEGLGAEIQRGSWPIPPIFPYLQRLGQIPEEEMYRVFNMGLGLILILPEGEAEKALALVEGYRVGRVVPGNGVRLL from the coding sequence ATGCGCTACGAGGAGGCCGGGGTCCACATAGAGGCCAAGGCCGAGGCCCTCAGGCGGGCCAAGGCCGCCATCGCCGCCACCTACACGGAGGAAGTCCTTAGAGGCCTAGGGGCCTTTGGCGGGCTCTTTGACGCCAGGGCCCTAAAGGGGATGGAGCACCCCGTCCTGGTGGCCACCACAGACGGGGTGGGCACCAAGACCCTCCTCGCCCTCGAGGCCGGGGACGTTTCGGGACTCGGCTTTGACCTAGTCAACCACTCGGTGAACGACCTCCTCTGCCAGGGGGCTAGGCCCCTCTTCTTCCTGGACTACCTGGCGGCAAGCCGCCTGGAAGAGCCCATCCTCGCCGCCCTCCTCACCTCCTTGGCCGAGGCCTGCCGGACCCTTTCCATCCCCCTTTTGGGCGGGGAGACGGCGGAGATGCCCGGGGTCTACCGGGAAGGGGCCTGGGACGTGGCGGGCACCCTGGTGGGGGTGGTGGAGCGCTCGGAGATCCTGGGCCCCGAGCGGGTGCGGGAAGGGGACGTCCTCCTCGCCCTCCCCTCCTCCGGCCCCCACACCAACGGCTACTCCCTCATCCGCAAGGTGGTGGCCGGGCAGGACCTCCTCGTCCCCGTGCCGGAGCTGGGGGAAAGCCTCAAGGAGGCCCTCCTCCGCCCCCACCGGGCCTACCTAAAGGAGTTCTTGCGCCTCAAGGAAGGAGGGGTGGAGATCCACGCCATCGCCCACATCACGGGCGGCGGGCTTCCGGAAAACCTCCCCCGGGCCCTTCCCGAAGGCCTGGGCGCCGAAATCCAAAGGGGCAGTTGGCCCATTCCCCCCATCTTTCCCTACCTGCAACGCTTAGGGCAAATCCCCGAGGAGGAGATGTACCGGGTCTTCAACATGGGCCTCGGGCTCATCCTCATCCTCCCCGAAGGCGAAGCGGAAAAGGCCTTGGCCCTGGTGGAGGGCTACCGGGTGGGCCGGGTGGTCCCTGGGAACGGAGTGCGCCTCCTATGA
- a CDS encoding histidine phosphatase family protein translates to MKELWLIRHGETEWNVKKRFQGHLDVPLSPVGIGQAFRLAQRLARSRLAFDSLFSSDLRRAKETAEPLASVLGLPLRTTPLLREIDVGELAGLGREEAEARFPEFVRKAQEDPWHTPRPGGESMADLAQRLLTFWESLPPGRHLLVTHGGVIRAALKLALDLEGHAWRRVHIPNTSITRIQLPNREVLGVSDVAHLETWADWLSDESVQ, encoded by the coding sequence ATGAAGGAGCTTTGGCTCATCCGCCACGGCGAAACGGAATGGAACGTAAAGAAGCGCTTCCAAGGCCATTTGGACGTCCCCCTCTCCCCCGTGGGCATCGGCCAGGCCTTCCGCCTGGCCCAGCGCCTGGCCCGAAGCCGCCTCGCCTTTGACAGCCTCTTCTCCTCCGATCTGCGCCGGGCCAAGGAAACCGCCGAGCCCTTGGCGTCGGTCCTGGGCCTTCCCCTAAGGACCACCCCCCTCCTTCGGGAGATTGACGTGGGGGAGCTCGCCGGCCTGGGCCGGGAGGAGGCCGAGGCCCGTTTCCCCGAGTTCGTGCGAAAGGCCCAGGAAGACCCCTGGCACACCCCCCGCCCTGGAGGAGAGAGCATGGCGGACCTCGCCCAGCGCCTCCTCACCTTCTGGGAAAGCCTTCCCCCAGGCCGCCACCTCTTGGTGACGCATGGGGGCGTGATCCGGGCGGCCCTCAAACTGGCCTTGGACCTGGAAGGCCACGCCTGGCGCCGGGTGCACATCCCCAACACCTCCATCACCCGCATCCAGTTACCCAACCGGGAAGTGCTCGGCGTATCCGACGTGGCCCACCTGGAAACCTGGGCCGACTGGCTTTCCGACGAGAGCGTGCAATAA
- the pilB gene encoding type IV pilus assembly ATPase PilB, whose translation MSVLTIGDKRLGAILLDAGLLTDEELQLALEKHREVGGSLAEVIVESGLLSERRIAQAIEDHFGIPLVELHQLEIPPKVKALLPAEKAKELGAIPFALDEEAGVVRVAFVNPLDTLALEEVEDLTGLVVEPYQTTKSAFQYALAKNYPELGLPLPPPPTGPSQGELRLGEFLLEKGLIDRETLEEALVEQERTGDLLGQILVRKGLSEEVLYRTLAEQKGLEFLPSTEGLTPDPAATALLLRSDALRYSAVPVAIREGKVEVVLADPRHKQAVEELLGRPARFYLTLSKAWEALFHQAYPEKGRIGEVLVQEGRLSREHLREALEVQKRLPKAKPLGEILVELGLARPEDVEEALKKQRQGGGRLEDTLVQSGKLKPEALAQAVAHQLGYPYIDPQENPPDPGAALLLPEDLARRYGVFPHHLEGKTLVLLMKDPRNILALDDVRLALKRKGLGYEVTPAVATEAAIVKLIERFYGKEELGELAKELSKGYQAEEEALTTELDESAAQRFVKQVIREAYLQDASDIHIEPRQSDVLVRLRIDGTLRQYTTLSKGALGPVISVIKIMGGLNIAEKRLPQDGRVRYREGAIDADLRLSTLPTVYGEKAVMRLLKKAADIPEIEGLGFAPGVFERFQEVISKPYGIFLITGPTGSGKSFTTFSILKRIATPDKNTQTIEDPVEYEIPGINQTQVNPQAGLTFARALRAFLRQDPDIIMVGEIRDPETAKIATEAALTGHLVIATLHTNDAAQAITRLDEMGVELFNISAALIGVLSQRLVRRICEHCKVEVKPDPEVLRRLGIPEEEMQGAKLYKGTGCERCGGTGYKGRYAIHELLVVDDEIRHAIVAGKSATEIKEIARKKGMKTLREDGVYKALQGITTLEEVLARTIE comes from the coding sequence ATGAGCGTGCTGACCATTGGCGACAAGCGGCTTGGGGCCATCCTTTTGGACGCCGGGCTCCTCACGGACGAGGAACTCCAGCTGGCCCTGGAGAAGCACCGGGAGGTGGGGGGAAGCCTGGCGGAGGTCATCGTGGAATCGGGCCTCCTCTCGGAAAGGCGCATCGCCCAGGCCATTGAGGACCACTTCGGCATCCCCCTGGTGGAACTCCACCAGCTGGAAATCCCCCCGAAGGTGAAGGCCCTATTACCGGCGGAGAAGGCCAAGGAGCTGGGCGCCATCCCCTTTGCCCTGGACGAGGAGGCGGGGGTGGTGCGGGTGGCCTTCGTGAACCCCTTGGACACCTTGGCCCTCGAGGAGGTGGAAGACCTCACGGGCCTGGTGGTGGAGCCCTACCAAACCACCAAGAGCGCCTTCCAGTACGCCCTGGCCAAGAACTACCCTGAGCTCGGCCTACCCCTTCCGCCCCCACCCACGGGGCCAAGCCAAGGGGAACTCCGCCTAGGGGAGTTCCTTCTGGAAAAGGGCCTCATTGACCGGGAAACCTTGGAAGAGGCCTTGGTGGAACAGGAGCGGACGGGGGACCTCTTAGGCCAGATCCTGGTGCGAAAGGGGCTTTCCGAGGAGGTCCTCTATCGGACCCTGGCCGAGCAAAAGGGGCTAGAATTCCTGCCCTCCACCGAGGGGCTAACCCCCGACCCCGCCGCCACCGCCCTCCTCCTGCGCTCGGATGCCCTGCGCTATAGCGCCGTTCCCGTGGCCATCCGCGAGGGCAAAGTGGAGGTGGTCCTGGCCGACCCCCGGCACAAGCAGGCGGTGGAGGAGCTTCTGGGCCGCCCGGCCCGTTTCTACCTCACCCTGTCCAAGGCCTGGGAAGCCCTCTTCCACCAGGCCTACCCAGAGAAGGGCCGTATAGGAGAGGTCTTGGTTCAGGAAGGCCGCCTGAGCCGGGAACACCTGCGGGAAGCCTTGGAGGTGCAAAAGCGCCTCCCCAAAGCGAAGCCCTTGGGGGAGATCCTGGTGGAGCTTGGCCTGGCCCGCCCCGAGGACGTGGAGGAGGCCCTCAAGAAGCAACGCCAAGGGGGAGGCCGCCTGGAAGACACCTTGGTCCAGTCGGGCAAGCTCAAGCCCGAGGCCCTGGCCCAGGCGGTGGCCCACCAGCTGGGCTACCCCTATATTGACCCCCAGGAAAATCCTCCAGACCCCGGCGCCGCCCTCCTCCTCCCCGAGGACCTAGCCCGGCGCTACGGCGTCTTCCCCCACCACCTGGAGGGGAAAACCTTGGTCCTTCTCATGAAGGACCCCCGGAACATCCTGGCCCTGGACGACGTGCGCCTGGCCTTGAAGCGGAAGGGCCTGGGGTACGAGGTGACCCCCGCCGTGGCCACCGAGGCGGCCATCGTCAAGCTCATTGAGCGCTTCTACGGCAAGGAGGAGCTGGGCGAGCTGGCCAAGGAGCTCTCCAAGGGGTACCAGGCGGAGGAAGAAGCCCTCACCACGGAGCTGGACGAAAGCGCCGCCCAGCGCTTCGTCAAGCAGGTGATCCGGGAGGCCTACCTTCAGGACGCCTCCGACATTCACATAGAACCCCGCCAGTCGGACGTCCTGGTGCGCCTACGCATTGACGGTACCCTGCGCCAATACACCACCTTGTCTAAAGGGGCCTTGGGCCCGGTGATCAGCGTCATCAAGATCATGGGCGGGCTCAACATCGCGGAAAAGCGCCTCCCCCAGGACGGCCGCGTCCGCTACCGGGAAGGGGCCATTGACGCGGACCTCAGGCTTTCCACCCTCCCCACGGTCTACGGGGAAAAGGCGGTGATGCGCCTTTTGAAGAAGGCGGCGGACATCCCCGAGATAGAGGGGCTGGGCTTCGCCCCCGGGGTCTTTGAGCGCTTCCAGGAAGTGATCTCCAAGCCCTACGGCATCTTCCTCATCACCGGCCCCACGGGAAGCGGCAAGAGCTTCACCACCTTCTCCATCCTGAAGCGCATCGCCACCCCCGACAAGAACACCCAGACCATTGAAGACCCCGTGGAGTACGAGATCCCCGGCATCAACCAGACCCAGGTGAACCCCCAAGCCGGGCTCACCTTCGCCCGGGCCTTGCGCGCCTTCCTGCGCCAGGACCCGGACATCATCATGGTGGGGGAGATCCGCGACCCGGAGACCGCCAAGATCGCCACGGAGGCGGCCCTCACCGGCCACCTGGTCATCGCTACCCTGCACACCAACGACGCCGCCCAGGCCATCACCCGCTTGGACGAAATGGGGGTGGAGCTTTTCAACATCTCCGCCGCCCTCATCGGCGTCCTTTCCCAGCGCTTGGTGCGCAGGATCTGCGAGCACTGCAAGGTGGAGGTGAAGCCCGACCCCGAGGTCCTCCGCCGGCTCGGTATCCCCGAGGAGGAGATGCAAGGAGCAAAGCTCTACAAGGGCACGGGGTGCGAGCGCTGCGGGGGCACGGGGTACAAGGGCCGCTACGCCATCCACGAGCTGTTGGTGGTGGACGACGAGATCCGGCACGCCATCGTGGCGGGCAAGTCGGCCACGGAAATCAAGGAGATCGCCCGCAAGAAGGGCATGAAGACCTTGCGGGAAGACGGCGTCTACAAGGCCCTCCAGGGGATTACCACCCTCGAGGAGGTCCTGGCGCGTACCATTGAGTGA
- the gatB gene encoding Asp-tRNA(Asn)/Glu-tRNA(Gln) amidotransferase subunit GatB → MYEAVIGLEVHLHLKTRTKAFCGCQADYFGAEPNTHVCPICLGLPGTLPVPNRKAVEFGLRLALALGSRVPEKLLFHRKNYFYPDLPKNYQISQYNLPLGEGGALPLGGRKVRIKRLHLEEDAGKSLHLEGRTLLDLNRAGSPLLELVTEPDLTTPEEARLFLQRIQALVQTLGISEASPEEGKLRADVNVSVRRAGEPLGTKVEIKNLNSFKSVQRALEYEIRRQTEILRRGEKVKQATLGFEEGSGKTYPMRTKEEEADYRYFPEPDIPPIPIPRPWVEEIRANLPELPWEKEARYRSLGIKEKDAEVLAYTPSLARFLDRALALGEASPQALANWLLADVAGLLNEQGLTLEETRLTPEGLSRLVALFERGEITSRVAKALLPEVLEGQDPEALVRERGLRVVADEAALKGVVAEVIAAMPEAAESVRQGKLKALDALVGQVMRRTKGQARPDLVRRLLQEALGVG, encoded by the coding sequence ATGTACGAAGCCGTCATCGGCCTCGAGGTCCACCTCCACCTGAAAACCCGGACCAAGGCCTTTTGCGGCTGCCAAGCCGACTACTTTGGGGCCGAGCCCAACACCCACGTCTGCCCCATCTGCCTAGGCCTTCCCGGGACCCTGCCCGTCCCCAACCGGAAAGCGGTGGAGTTCGGCCTGCGCCTCGCCCTGGCCCTGGGAAGCCGGGTGCCGGAGAAGCTCCTCTTCCACCGCAAGAACTACTTCTACCCCGACCTGCCCAAGAACTACCAGATCAGCCAGTACAACCTGCCCTTGGGGGAAGGGGGGGCCTTGCCTTTGGGAGGGCGAAAGGTGCGCATCAAACGCCTCCACCTGGAGGAGGACGCCGGGAAAAGCCTCCACCTGGAGGGCCGCACCCTCCTAGACCTGAACCGGGCGGGAAGCCCCCTCCTTGAGCTCGTCACCGAGCCCGACCTCACCACCCCCGAGGAGGCCCGGCTCTTCCTCCAGCGCATCCAGGCCCTGGTCCAGACCCTGGGCATCTCCGAGGCGAGCCCCGAGGAGGGAAAGCTACGGGCCGACGTGAACGTCTCCGTGCGCCGGGCAGGGGAGCCCTTGGGCACCAAGGTGGAGATCAAAAACCTGAACTCCTTTAAAAGCGTCCAGCGGGCCCTGGAGTACGAGATCCGCCGGCAAACGGAAATCCTTAGGCGGGGGGAAAAGGTCAAGCAGGCCACCCTGGGCTTTGAGGAGGGTAGCGGCAAGACCTACCCCATGCGCACCAAGGAGGAGGAGGCGGACTACCGCTACTTCCCCGAGCCCGACATCCCTCCCATCCCCATCCCTCGCCCTTGGGTAGAGGAGATCCGGGCCAACCTTCCCGAGCTCCCTTGGGAAAAGGAAGCCCGCTACCGCTCCCTGGGCATCAAGGAAAAGGACGCCGAGGTCCTGGCCTACACCCCCTCCCTCGCCCGCTTCCTGGACCGGGCCCTGGCCCTAGGGGAAGCCTCCCCCCAGGCCCTTGCCAACTGGCTTTTGGCCGACGTGGCGGGCCTCCTTAACGAACAGGGCCTCACCCTGGAGGAAACCCGCCTCACCCCCGAAGGCCTTTCCCGCCTGGTGGCCCTTTTCGAACGGGGAGAGATCACGAGCCGGGTGGCCAAGGCGCTCCTTCCCGAGGTCCTGGAAGGCCAAGACCCCGAGGCCCTGGTGCGGGAACGGGGGCTAAGGGTGGTGGCGGACGAGGCCGCCCTAAAGGGGGTGGTGGCCGAGGTGATCGCCGCCATGCCCGAGGCGGCGGAAAGTGTGCGCCAAGGCAAGCTCAAGGCCTTGGACGCCCTGGTGGGCCAGGTGATGCGGAGGACCAAGGGCCAGGCCCGGCCCGACCTGGTGCGCCGCCTCCTCCAGGAGGCCCTTGGGGTAGGATAG
- a CDS encoding YqeG family HAD IIIA-type phosphatase produces the protein MLFPREVLPSLLHLTPAWLEARGLKGVILDLDNTLLPYGEEVLPSEYAAWLSALKEAVPIYLLSNALPERFARVQRRLGLPGHAPALKPWLGFHKALRALGLPAREVAVVGDQVFTDILGGNLVGAYTVLVPPLREKEFFYTRFIRMLETPFRKPWGGSP, from the coding sequence TTTCCCCCGGGAGGTCCTCCCTTCCCTCCTCCACCTCACCCCCGCTTGGCTTGAGGCACGGGGGCTTAAGGGGGTTATCCTAGACCTGGACAACACCCTCTTGCCCTACGGGGAAGAGGTGCTCCCCAGCGAGTACGCCGCTTGGCTTTCCGCTCTGAAGGAAGCGGTGCCCATCTACCTCCTCTCCAACGCCCTGCCCGAGCGCTTCGCCCGGGTGCAAAGGCGGCTTGGCCTTCCCGGCCACGCCCCCGCCCTGAAACCCTGGCTGGGCTTTCACAAGGCCCTTAGGGCCCTAGGCCTTCCCGCCCGGGAGGTGGCGGTGGTGGGGGACCAGGTCTTCACCGACATCCTGGGGGGGAACCTGGTGGGGGCCTACACCGTCCTGGTGCCCCCCTTGCGGGAAAAGGAATTCTTTTACACGCGTTTCATACGGATGCTGGAGACTCCATTTAGGAAACCTTGGGGAGGGAGTCCATGA